Within the Burkholderia ubonensis genome, the region CGGTCGGCAAACCGTCGAACCCCGCGTTCCTGCTTGCGCCGGGCGAACTGCTCGAGGCAGTGCGCGGCCGCCTGCGGGTGGTGGGGTACGAAGACGGCTTCGTCGCTGCGCCGCGCGCGGCGTTCGTCCAGCGCATCTGCGCGGTGCGCGAGGGCGGGGCCACGGGGTCGGAGGCGGGTATTCCGCGTTACGAACTGCCCGGCTAATCCGCTACAATCTCAACGTTTACCGATTCATATTCAATCGCGTTTCATGGCTAACGGCACCCAAGACGGCATTCAAATCCGCGGCAGCATCCCCGCGATCGTCACCCCGATGCTCGAAGACGGCAGTCTCGATCTGCCGGCGTTTCGCAAGCTGATCGACTGGCACATCGAAGAAGGCACCGACGCGCTGGTCGTGGTCGGGACGAGTGGCGAGTCGGCGACGCTCAACGTCGAAGAACACATCCTGATGATTCGCACCGCGGTCGAGCACGCGGCGAAGCGCATTCCGATCATCGCCGGCGCGGGCGGCAATTCGACCGCCGAGGCGATCGAATTGACGAAGCATGCGAAGGCGGTCGGCGCGGACGCGACGCTGCAGGTCGTGCCGTACTACAACAAGCCGACGCAGGAAGGGATGTATCGGCATTTCAAGTCGATCGCCGAGGCGATCGACCTGCCGGTGATCCTGTACAACGTGCCGGGCCGCACGGTCGCGGACATGTCGAACGAGACGATGCTGCGTCTCGCGCAGGTGCCGGGCATCGTGGGCGTAAAGGAAGCGACCGGCAACATCGACCGTGCCGCGCAGCTGATCAAGGCTGCGCCGGCGCATTTCGCGATCTACAGCGGTGACGATCCGACCGCGATCGCGCTGATGCTGCTGGGCGGCCACGGCAACATCTCGGTGACGGCGAACGTCGCGCCGCGCGCGATGAGCGCGCTGTGCCGCGCGGCGCTGGCCGGCGACGTGAAGACGGCGCGCGAGCTGCACATGCGGCTGCTGTCGCTGCACAAGAACCTGTTCATCGAGGCGAACCCGATTCCGGTGAAGTGGGCGCTGCAGGCGATGGGCAAGATGCAGGGCGGCATCCGCCTGCCGCTCACGCCGCTCGACGAACGTTGCCACGACGCGGTGCGCTCGGCGCTCGTCGAAGCCGGCGTCCTGGCCTGATGTCGCGGCGGACGGGGCACCGTCCGCCGGTTCATTCCCCGATCAACCCGCACCGGCCGGCTCCGTCCGGCGCCGCTCCTGACGAGCGTTCTAGCAAGACGAAGGATTTCATGAAACGTTTCGCCTTTTCCTCTCGCGCCATCCAGGTTTCGGTGGTGGCGCTTGCGCTGGGCGCGCTCGCCGGCTGCGATACGCTGAACGATTATCTGGCCCCCGACAAGGTCAACTACAAGAACACCGGTTCGGCGCCGCCGCTCGCGGTGCCGAGCGACCTGAAGCCGGTGCCGACGAGCCAGCAGTTCGTCGCGCCGCCGGCCAACGCCGGCCTCGGCACGCTGCCGCCGCGCGCGACGACGGCAGCCGGCACCGCGACGGACGGCGTGCCGACCGCGCAGGATCCGCTCGGCATGCACGTCGAGCGCGACGGCGACCGCCGCTGGCTCGTCGTCGACGGCCGCACGCCGGAGCAGCTCTGGCCGCTCCTGAAGGATTTCTGGCAGGACAACGGCTTCTCGCTGAAGACCGACGCGCCGTCGACGGGGATCATGGCCACCGACTGGGCGGAGAACCGCGCGAACATTCCGGACGACTGGTTCCGCCGCACGATCGGCAGGGTCGTCGATTTCGTGTATTCGTCCGGCACGCGCGACCGCTTCCGCACGCTCGTGAACCGCACGGCGGACGGCAACACCGACATCTCGATCACGCACAGCGCGATGGAGGAAATGATGGTCGGCCCGCAGGGCGGCACGTCGTCGCGCTGGGAGGAGCGTCCGCGCAATCCGGTGCTGGAGGCGGTGTTCCTCGCGAAGCTGATGCAGAAGTTCGGCCTGTCCGAAACGCAGGCGAAGCAACTGCTGACCGACGCGCGGCCGGCGACGGCGCCCGCGCAGGTCAGCGCCGCGAGCGCCGGCACGGCGACGCTGCAGCTTGCCGAATCGTTCGATCGCGCATGGCTGCGCGTCGGCCTCGCGCTCGATCGCACCAATTTCACGGTCGACAACCGCGACCGCGAGAAGGGCATGTACTACGTGCGCTACGCGAACTCGATGGAAGAGCTGAAGCGCGACGGCCTGTTCGGCAAGCTGTTCTACGGCGGTCCGTCGGCGGCGAAGCCGGGCAAGGAATTCGTCGTCAACGTGCGTGCGCAGGGCAATGGCGGCACGCAGGTCGCGGTGGTCGACGCGAGCGGCCAGATCGACAACTCGTCGGACGCCCAGCGGATCATCTCGCTGCTTCATGCGCAATTGAACTAAGCGCGTGCGGTTCGCCAGCCTCGGAAGCGGCAGCGAAGGCAACGCACTGGTGGTCGAAGCCACGAGCGGCGCGACGACCACCCGCGTGCTGCTCGACTGCGGCTTTTCCGCGAAGGAGGTCGAGCGCCGGCTCGGCCGTCTGCATCTCGGCATCGACGATCTCGATGCGATCCTCATCACCCACGAACATAGCGACCATGTCGGCAGCGCATTGACGCTCGCCCGGCGCGCGTCGCTGCCGCTTTACATGAGCTGGGGCACCGCGCGCGCGGTCGGCGCGGACGAAGCGGACGTCGAGCTCCACGTCCTGTGGGGCGACGAGACGGCCCGGATACGCGATCTGGCGGTCTTGCCGTACACGGTCCCGCACGACGCGCGGGAGCCGCTCCAGTTCGTATTCATGGACGGCTGCCACCGCCTCGGCGTGCTGACCGACGTGGGCGGGGCCACGCCGCACATCACGGCCGTCCTGAGCGGCTGCGACGCGCTGGTGCTGGAATCGAACCACGATACCGCGATGCTGGCTGCGAGCCGCTATCCGCAGTCGCTGAAGGCGCGGATCGGCGGCAGTCACGGGCACCTGAGCAACGACGCGGCGGCGGACATCCTTGCGTCGCTCGAACGCAGCCGCCTGCAGCATCTCGTGGCGGCCCACCTGAGCCAGCAGAACAACAGGCCGGAACTGGCCCGCCAGGGGTTTGCGGGCGTGCTGGGCACCGATGGCGACGAGGTGGTCGTGGCGACGCAGGACGCGGGTTTCGACTGGCTGGCGCTCGACTGAGCGAGTGGGGGATAGCGCAAGGCGGCGGAGCGGGAGAGCAGAAGCGGCGCGCGTCAGCGCCCGGGCCGAATGGCCTTCGATGCGGTGCGCGATGCGCGCAAACCGCAGGCATAAAAAAACCGGCCCGAGGGCCGGTTTTTTCTTCAGCTGATGCTGAGGCTTACTGGCTTGCGCCCGAAGCCGGAGCAGCCGTCGCTGCCGAAGCAGCCGAGGCCACAGCAGCAGCAGCGTCGCTCGCAGCAGCCGTTGCCGACGAAGCAGCAGCCGTTGCGTCGCTCGCAGCACCGGCAACTGCCGAAGCAGCCGACGAAGCGGCAGCAGCAGCGTCGCTAGCAGCCGGCGCAGCAGCTTGGTCTGCGCTCTTGTTGCAAGCAGCCAGTGCAACAGCAGCCAGCAGGGAAGCTACGAGGAGGGATTTCTTCATGATCACGTCCTTTTATGGTTAAAGGGTAAGCAACAGCGCGAAACAATACCGGTAATGTGCTCCAACACCGACCTGGGCCGCTGGTGGAGACGCACTTCTAGAGCGTGAATCTTCCCTACGGCTTGGGCGGAAATTATATGCACTTTCCTATCGACCGTCGACAAATGCGGGGTCAATACGTTGTCTTTCCCATACAAAATTTGATTCGCATGGGCATACGGGTCAACTCACACTAATCCCGGCTTCCGACCCGTATCCAGCCCGCACAATACCATTCGTGCAGCAACGCTGTCATGGAGGGATCCCGGGATAGTGTTACAAACCGTTTCGCCTCCATCCGACGCTGATTGGCCAGCTCGGGCAGCCATTTGGCGGCCTGATCGAGTGGTCCTTCCTCGCCGTTGATGAAGTACGAGCGCGCGTTATACATCAATGCGGCGCGTCTGTCGAGACATACGCCGCGCCGCGCGGCCTGCGCGGCGAACGCCGCCTCGGAAAGCGGGCGTGCGGGCGGGTCGAACACGACGTTCGATTTGGGTTCGCTCAGGTAGCAGCCGAGGAATTCGGCGACGTCCTGCTCGCGCCACTTGATGCCGTTGACGATCGCCGCGACCCGTTCGACCATCGCCGGCGGCAGGTGCGCCGGCGTCTCCACGGCCGGCTGCTTCGGATCGCGGTAGAGGTCGTCGCTGCGGGCGCCGCTGCGCAGGCCGCCGCGCTCCGCGAGGTAATACAGGAAC harbors:
- the dapA gene encoding 4-hydroxy-tetrahydrodipicolinate synthase, with amino-acid sequence MANGTQDGIQIRGSIPAIVTPMLEDGSLDLPAFRKLIDWHIEEGTDALVVVGTSGESATLNVEEHILMIRTAVEHAAKRIPIIAGAGGNSTAEAIELTKHAKAVGADATLQVVPYYNKPTQEGMYRHFKSIAEAIDLPVILYNVPGRTVADMSNETMLRLAQVPGIVGVKEATGNIDRAAQLIKAAPAHFAIYSGDDPTAIALMLLGGHGNISVTANVAPRAMSALCRAALAGDVKTARELHMRLLSLHKNLFIEANPIPVKWALQAMGKMQGGIRLPLTPLDERCHDAVRSALVEAGVLA
- the bamC gene encoding outer membrane protein assembly factor BamC, with the protein product MKRFAFSSRAIQVSVVALALGALAGCDTLNDYLAPDKVNYKNTGSAPPLAVPSDLKPVPTSQQFVAPPANAGLGTLPPRATTAAGTATDGVPTAQDPLGMHVERDGDRRWLVVDGRTPEQLWPLLKDFWQDNGFSLKTDAPSTGIMATDWAENRANIPDDWFRRTIGRVVDFVYSSGTRDRFRTLVNRTADGNTDISITHSAMEEMMVGPQGGTSSRWEERPRNPVLEAVFLAKLMQKFGLSETQAKQLLTDARPATAPAQVSAASAGTATLQLAESFDRAWLRVGLALDRTNFTVDNRDREKGMYYVRYANSMEELKRDGLFGKLFYGGPSAAKPGKEFVVNVRAQGNGGTQVAVVDASGQIDNSSDAQRIISLLHAQLN
- a CDS encoding MBL fold metallo-hydrolase, whose protein sequence is MRFASLGSGSEGNALVVEATSGATTTRVLLDCGFSAKEVERRLGRLHLGIDDLDAILITHEHSDHVGSALTLARRASLPLYMSWGTARAVGADEADVELHVLWGDETARIRDLAVLPYTVPHDAREPLQFVFMDGCHRLGVLTDVGGATPHITAVLSGCDALVLESNHDTAMLAASRYPQSLKARIGGSHGHLSNDAAADILASLERSRLQHLVAAHLSQQNNRPELARQGFAGVLGTDGDEVVVATQDAGFDWLALD